DNA from Carboxydocella sporoproducens DSM 16521:
TTTAATGGCTTTCTGGTCATCAAAGAAGAATCCGGTTAATCCTGCCGAAAAAACAACATCTATTATCTTCATTATCATCGCCTCCGCTTTTCTATCTGGGCCGGCCTACCAGCATGCCTTTACCAATGGCATAGATATCATCGATTACCATCTGGAAACTGGGCTGGCGATTTTCCTTACGGCCCCGTTCAGCAATTTTCTCCTGATGGAAGGCCCGGATTTCCGCATCAAAAGGCAACTGGCCGAAATCCAGGAAACGCACCGCCCCCTGATTGTCCCGGGCCGGCAAAATCTTGCCCAGATTGTGGCGACTGGGGGCAAAAGGTACATCGATTACACCGGCCTTGAAGGCCCGTACGGCCCCAACGGCCCAGTCTCCCTCTCCCAGTTCCAGGGTCTTGTCCAGGATGGCCCGGGTTTCCTTGCGAATCATCTCCATTTCCAGCTGCAGCTCACTGGTCAGGGGCAAACTCTGATCCTTGAGCATGTTCAGTACCTGTTTGGTGGCCTTGAGCCCGGCGGCATTGGCTTCCCTGGTCGGAATTCCCATCGCCTCATGGGGAGTCTTAACAATTACCTTATTAACTCTGGCCAGGGCGGCAGTAACAGCGCCCCAGGAGATGACACCAAAGGCTTTGCTTTCATCTTGCGGGAAGCCGCCCATCCACTGGTGGAACACCGTGGTGATTTGCCGACCACTGTACCCAAAGCGGTTCAGATATTCCTCTGCCAGTTCGGCCAGGGTCCTTATGGCCGCTACATCCTGATAGAGGTTACCACATTGTCCATAGCCCAGGGTCAGGTTCATAACCCCCTGTTCGGCTGCCAGTAAGGCTTCAATAATAGCCACCGCATGGGATATACTGGGAGGCACCAGGGTACCGGTTAAAGGCCCAAAAGGCTCCCGGTTGATGCTGACCCCATTTTCTTCATAATATCCCACCAGGCGGTCAACATATTGCCAGTAACGGATAGACTTTTCCAGCGGCATATCTTTGGAATAAGGAATATTATAGCTGATACCGCCACCCTCAAAATCGGTAAAACCTCCAGCCAGCGTAATTTCCGCCAGCAAGCGGGCATCAGGAGTACCGTGCCGAACCTGTACCGGCACATTCACTGCTTCCACCACTTTACGGCAGGCATCTACCCCGTAATTGACTGCCGGAAAGCCATTGAGCATGGAGCGACCTGCTGCCCGGGACTCCTCGATTCCTGTTTCCGCCTCTTTATAGCGGTTTTGCCGGGTATAGGAATCAATGGTGGTGGGCAGGAAATCCGCCCCGCCTTCGTCCTGTAAATAACGCAACAGCTCTATGTGTTCATGCAAGAGAGCTACTCCGGCCCGGGGCTGGGCAAAGGTAATTCCTTCCCGCTTGCCCTGAGCCAGTTTTTTGGCCATCACCTTGCTGGCCGGTAACTGTTTATGATAGGCAATAGCTTCTTCCAGATCTACTCCGCGTCCGGTAGGCCAGGACTGCAATACTTCCTGCCGTTCAGCCCAAAACTGTTCTAAGTCCAGCTTTTTGTTCACAAGTTCCACACTTACCCCTCCTAGATTTCTCTAAGTCCGGCCGTCATGATAGTCATGGCCGCCTCTTCATCTATTTCAGCCAGCAGACCCATCGCTGCCAGAATATACTCCTGATCCAACCACAGGCGCGGTTGCATGGGTTTCAACAACATGGGCTGTTCCGGTTCAAACAGTACTCCTTCCAGAATCCGCCGGGGCCGGGGATGATGGACCAGCACCCCGCCGGTACCGATGACATGCCCGATTTGGGTCAAATCCTTGCCATACTGGACAAAGGTCGCCCCAAAAGGAGTGTAAACTGTTTCCAGCTGCCCCACATGCCGTTCAGTGGCCAGGCGGGCACAGAGGTAGCCCAGCAGCGTATCCCACTCCCATTCCTGTTCATTTACCGGCAGATAATCAGGCTGCTGGTGTACTTTCCGTACATATTCCTGACCTTCCTGCCATTTTTCTCTAAATAGCTTTAGCAACAGGGCCCTGGGGGTTGCTTCCCAGAGGGCCTCGGCACTATAACGCATGCCCAGGTCACCCTCAACTGTGCGCTTGGCTTTAGGCTCCGGTAAACCCTTCCAGTTAACTCCCGGCTTGCTGGGCCCCCCTTCGGCAATGGAATGCACATCCGTAGTGGCCCCGCCAATGTCCACCAGCAGCAGCTCCCCCCAGCCCCTCTGGCCTGGAGTCCCCTCTGCCAGCAGCCGCGCTCCTTGTAATACTGCTGCCGGGGTAGGCATTACAATCCCCAGCAATGTTTCTGCCTTATCCAGCCCTTTAGCGGCAATAATCCGTTCCAGAAAGACTTCCCGGATGGTTTCCCGGGCCGGTTCCACATTGAGCTGATTCAGTTCTGGCATAACATTTTCCGTCACCCGCACGGGAAAACCGGCCTGGCTGAGAATCTCCGCCACCTGAGCCGCTGCCACTTTATTGCCAGCAACCACCACCGGTACCCGTAAAGAGCCGGCAGCCAGAGTGTGGGCATTGGCAATGATCGTCTCCCTGTTTCCTCCATCGGTTCCTCCGGCCAGCAGGATAATATCAGGAGGTGTAGCAGCCATTTGTTCCACATCCTGCGGAGTAAGAAAACGGGAAAACACATGGGTTAGCCGCGCTCCAGCCCCCAGGGCAGCCAGGCGGGCCGCTTCCACTGTCAATTCCCGTACCAGTCCGATTGCCGCCAGCTTTAAACCCCCGGCTGCACTGGAACAGCCCAGTTTATGGGGGTAAGTCAGCGGATCTTCTCCCAGCTCTTCACCCAGCTGGCGACAGGCCCTGGTCAAACCGATATTAATATCCTCCTGAACGGTAGTAAAGGCTCTGGCCGTTCCCAGTAAACACCGTTTTTCCAGGTCTACTGCCGTTACCTTGGTGTAAGTGCTGCCGAAATCAACCAAGAGGGCCCTCGCTGTCATTGGATTCTCCCTCCCCCAAGTCCTGCCGGAGGTCTCGAATTACCACTTCCGGCAATGTGCCCGGTGGATAAACGCGATTAAAACCCATCGTTTTGAAGCGCGCCTCCACCGAAGCGAAATCCTGTTTACCTACAACCAGGTTACCACCAGCATAAAGCAGGATATCCCCAATCCCGGCTTCAATACACTTGTCCCTTAACCCCCGGCAGTCCAGCTCACCATGCCCATACAGCGAACCCACCAGTATAGCGGCGGCATCGGTCTCAATGGCGGCATTGATAAACTCCTCCTGAGTGGCCATTACCCCTATGTTTACCACTTTAAATCCTGCAGCGGTCAGAGCGTGGTCCAGAATTTTGTTGCCAATAGCGTGAACATCAGCACCTATTACCCCCAGAACCAGGGTATTGTTTTTTCTTGCCATGACTGAATCCTCCCCGTTACCTGTCTGCCTTTTCCACCTGTTTTATAATATCTCCCAGCAGAATTTTTCCTACACGCTGAAATTGCAGGGGATCCCCGCTGACCACAAAGCGATATTGACCCTGCCCCCCTTCTGCTGCCAGTCCTCTGCTGGCCAGCAGCTGCTCCGCTTCCCTCACCACTGCCTGGGCCGGATCCACCAGGGTGAGGTTACTGTCTGCCAGCCGGCGAATCACCGGCTCCAGGAAAGGATAGTGGGTACAACCATAAACCAGAGTATCTATGCCCTCTGCCAGTAAGGGCAGGACATATTCGCGCACCGCCTCAACCGTTTCCTCTGTATCAAAGCGACCACTCTCCACCAGCGGAACGAATTTGGGGCAAGCCTGCCCCAGCACCTCCGCCTCGGGCCGCAGAGCTTTGATCGCCGCCGGATAAGCCTGGCTGCGGGTGGTGGCTTCTGTAGCAATCACTCCAATTTTCCCGTTTTTACTGGCTGCTGCTGCCGCTTTGGCCCCGGGTTTGATCATGCCGATCATCGGGACAGGAAATTCCGCCGCCAGAGCCTCCAGGGTCAAAGAAGAGCTGGTATTACAGGCCACCAGCACCAGTTTTACTCCGGCAGCAGTCAGATACTCCATAATACCGCGGCCATAAGCCAGTAACTGTTCCCTGGTTTTTGACCCATAGGGGACATGGGCGGTATCTCCATAGTAAATCACATTTTCTGCTGGCAGATGTTTCAACAGCTCCCTGACAACAGTCAGGCCGCCCACTCCAGAATCAAATACACCTATGGGGGCAAATTTATCCACAACAATCACCTCTATTTATCTTTAAGCTCCAGTAAAGCCGATTTTATTACATTGATAGTTTCAGGGTCAGGTAAAAACCTCATTTCAATGACATCCAGCCGGGGAGCCAGTGTCTGAATCTCCTTTTTCCGGTTGGGAGAAACAATCACTGCATCCACGTCCTGCAGGAGAGCAGTCAATTCAGCCTCGTCATGACTTATTGATGTTAGCAGCTGCAAATGATTGAGTCCGGCCTGTTTCAGGGCCGCTCTGATTTTAGCCGCAAAAGTCTCGGAGAGGCAAACAATAGCCAGTTTACTACCCTGGGGATAGCGGGCAATGCGGACAATCGTTTCAATCTCCGGATTCAGAGCGATGCCCAGCACCGTCTTTTTCTTGTCGGCCACCAGTTGCTTGACTTCCTGCAAATGAAAAAAGGTAGAGACCACCAGGTCGACATTTTCCAGCACCTGATTGATTTTTGCCGGCTGGCGGCGAAAATCCTCAAGCAGGATGGGCAGGATGGTAATCCCCATACCCAGATGCATTTCCCGGCTAAAATAGTCCAGCTGTTCCCGGTTACATTCCACAAAAGCGATTTTCATGCGGGCCAGCATCTCTTTCTTCTCCCGGGCCCGCACATGGGCAATGGCCACAAATTCATCCAGGGAAAAGCCCATTTCCGCCGCCTCTTCCAGAGCCACATCGATTATCCGCAATAACCGCTCCTTCCGCCCCTCCTGGCGCAGAACAGCATCAGAATCGGTAATAAACGTCCCCCGACCCTGGGTAGAAACCAGAATCCCTTCCCCCTCCAGCTCTTTATAGGCCATGCTGACGGTATTGCGGCTGATATTGAGCATTTCCGCCAGTTCCCGCTCGGTGGGAATCTTCTGACCCGCTTCCCAGTAGCCGGTCTCGATCAAACGCTTGATTCCTTCTTTGAGCTGTATGTAGATCGGTACTCCAGACTTGCGATCTATTTCAATTTTCAGGTTCATTCCTTCACCACCTTTCTAATGGAGCATTGGACTAATGTATTAGTCCAATTCGACAAGTCT
Protein-coding regions in this window:
- a CDS encoding methylaspartate mutase subunit E, which codes for MELVNKKLDLEQFWAERQEVLQSWPTGRGVDLEEAIAYHKQLPASKVMAKKLAQGKREGITFAQPRAGVALLHEHIELLRYLQDEGGADFLPTTIDSYTRQNRYKEAETGIEESRAAGRSMLNGFPAVNYGVDACRKVVEAVNVPVQVRHGTPDARLLAEITLAGGFTDFEGGGISYNIPYSKDMPLEKSIRYWQYVDRLVGYYEENGVSINREPFGPLTGTLVPPSISHAVAIIEALLAAEQGVMNLTLGYGQCGNLYQDVAAIRTLAELAEEYLNRFGYSGRQITTVFHQWMGGFPQDESKAFGVISWGAVTAALARVNKVIVKTPHEAMGIPTREANAAGLKATKQVLNMLKDQSLPLTSELQLEMEMIRKETRAILDKTLELGEGDWAVGAVRAFKAGVIDVPFAPSRHNLGKILPARDNQGAVRFLDFGQLPFDAEIRAFHQEKIAERGRKENRQPSFQMVIDDIYAIGKGMLVGRPR
- the glmL gene encoding methylaspartate mutase accessory protein GlmL; amino-acid sequence: MTARALLVDFGSTYTKVTAVDLEKRCLLGTARAFTTVQEDINIGLTRACRQLGEELGEDPLTYPHKLGCSSAAGGLKLAAIGLVRELTVEAARLAALGAGARLTHVFSRFLTPQDVEQMAATPPDIILLAGGTDGGNRETIIANAHTLAAGSLRVPVVVAGNKVAAAQVAEILSQAGFPVRVTENVMPELNQLNVEPARETIREVFLERIIAAKGLDKAETLLGIVMPTPAAVLQGARLLAEGTPGQRGWGELLLVDIGGATTDVHSIAEGGPSKPGVNWKGLPEPKAKRTVEGDLGMRYSAEALWEATPRALLLKLFREKWQEGQEYVRKVHQQPDYLPVNEQEWEWDTLLGYLCARLATERHVGQLETVYTPFGATFVQYGKDLTQIGHVIGTGGVLVHHPRPRRILEGVLFEPEQPMLLKPMQPRLWLDQEYILAAMGLLAEIDEEAAMTIMTAGLREI
- the glmS gene encoding methylaspartate mutase subunit S, producing the protein MARKNNTLVLGVIGADVHAIGNKILDHALTAAGFKVVNIGVMATQEEFINAAIETDAAAILVGSLYGHGELDCRGLRDKCIEAGIGDILLYAGGNLVVGKQDFASVEARFKTMGFNRVYPPGTLPEVVIRDLRQDLGEGESNDSEGPLG
- the murI gene encoding glutamate racemase, producing the protein MDKFAPIGVFDSGVGGLTVVRELLKHLPAENVIYYGDTAHVPYGSKTREQLLAYGRGIMEYLTAAGVKLVLVACNTSSSLTLEALAAEFPVPMIGMIKPGAKAAAAASKNGKIGVIATEATTRSQAYPAAIKALRPEAEVLGQACPKFVPLVESGRFDTEETVEAVREYVLPLLAEGIDTLVYGCTHYPFLEPVIRRLADSNLTLVDPAQAVVREAEQLLASRGLAAEGGQGQYRFVVSGDPLQFQRVGKILLGDIIKQVEKADR
- a CDS encoding GntR family transcriptional regulator codes for the protein MNLKIEIDRKSGVPIYIQLKEGIKRLIETGYWEAGQKIPTERELAEMLNISRNTVSMAYKELEGEGILVSTQGRGTFITDSDAVLRQEGRKERLLRIIDVALEEAAEMGFSLDEFVAIAHVRAREKKEMLARMKIAFVECNREQLDYFSREMHLGMGITILPILLEDFRRQPAKINQVLENVDLVVSTFFHLQEVKQLVADKKKTVLGIALNPEIETIVRIARYPQGSKLAIVCLSETFAAKIRAALKQAGLNHLQLLTSISHDEAELTALLQDVDAVIVSPNRKKEIQTLAPRLDVIEMRFLPDPETINVIKSALLELKDK